The genomic window GAATTCCTGCAAAATAAAAACTAAGTAACCATGCATATAAAGCGTACTCTTGAGCTTTTGTTAAACCTTTTAAATTCTCTAAAGTTTTTATTTCTTCTCTATTTAATCCTACCTTTTTTGTTTCTGGAAACTTAATTTGAAATTTCCCTTTTCCAAAAGGGTATAACTCTTTTTTGGTGATGTTTTGACTAATAGCTAAATTATAAATAGTTCGAAGCGTAATCATATAATTAGCCACAGTACGTGCAACCAAATTTCTTTTACTTAACAGAAAATGTTCAAATTGTTTTAGGAGTTCAACATTCAAATCTTTAAAATGAAGTTGATTGTTTTTTAGAAATTCTCTAAACACTGCTATACGACCAATTTCAATATCCAATTGATGAAACTGCTTTCTGTTTCTTATGTTTACCAAGTAACTTTCGGCTACTTTAAAAAAATCGTTATCATATTTCGATACAATCTGATTCTTTATCTTTTTTGAAGATAAATCCTGCGCTTCAATCTCTGCATTAATCAAACTTTTGTTGGCTAAAGATAGTTTTGAAAGTATCAGCTGATTAATTTCTAAATGATCTAGATGTGATTTTCTTACCCTTCGATTTTTGGCATCCCACTGCTTCAATTTAATGGACTGTCCAATATAAATATATGATGGTTTTCTATCCTTTATAATTCTAATTGATATTGGATGTAGATTTTTTGAATTTGGTCGTTTAACTAAAAAAGGTGTTACTGATGCCATAAATATTGATTTTTAATAAAGATAGAATTCTATATAATTTATACGCTGCTAAAACATAGCTAAAACATTCTTTGATATTAATTGATTTCATTTAATACTAAATAAAATCTAAAGCTTCATTTTTAATGAATTTTAAAGGTATTCATATTGATTTGACATAGTACGCTCTAAATTCATAACTCGGAGGTCATGGGATCGTGCCCCATTCTCGCTACAATATTTAATCAATTCAAAACAAACGGTTTAGTTCACTCTAAACCGTTTTTTTATGCTTTATACAAACGAATTCATTACATTTGAACACGAAAATGAACACGACTTAGAACACACTTTGGCACACAAAAAGGATTTTTCAGTTCCCAAAATTTACAATGCAAACGG from Algibacter sp. L1A34 includes these protein-coding regions:
- a CDS encoding site-specific integrase, whose protein sequence is MASVTPFLVKRPNSKNLHPISIRIIKDRKPSYIYIGQSIKLKQWDAKNRRVRKSHLDHLEINQLILSKLSLANKSLINAEIEAQDLSSKKIKNQIVSKYDNDFFKVAESYLVNIRNRKQFHQLDIEIGRIAVFREFLKNNQLHFKDLNVELLKQFEHFLLSKRNLVARTVANYMITLRTIYNLAISQNITKKELYPFGKGKFQIKFPETKKVGLNREEIKTLENLKGLTKAQEYALYAWLLSFYFAGIRISDVLQLKWADFYDERLHYRMAKNNKLVSLKIPDKVSKILSKLEREGDSVYLFKELEGVNLNDKKRVRTRIKTATRNFNRRLELVAEKAGIDKKMSMHIARHSFGNISGDKIPIQMLQKLYRHSSVTTTMLYQANFMRRDADEALDMVVDF